In the Azospirillum humicireducens genome, AACGCTGCTGTCGCGGCTGTACAAACTGGACCATCTCTACGGCCTGCTGCTGACCTTCGGCCTCGCGTTGATCGTGGAGGGTGCCTTCCGCCACCAGTATGGCGTTTCCGGCCAGCCCTATCCGATTCCCGACGCGCTGAAGGGTGGGCAGAATCTGGGCTTCATGTTCCTGCCCAACTATCGCGGCTGGGTCGTGGTGGCGTCGCTGGTCGTCTGCCTCAGCACCTGGATCGCCATCGAAAAGACCAAGCTGGGCGCCTATCTGCGCGCGGCAACCGAAAACCCGGTTCTGGTCCAGGCGTTCGGCATCAATGTGCCGCGCATGGTGACGTTGACCTACGCCTTCGGCGTGGCGCTGGCCGGGCTGGCCGGCGTGCTGGCCGCACCCATCTATCAGGTATCGCCGCTGATGGGATCCAACCTGATCATCGTGGTGTTCGCGGTGGTGGTGATCGGCGGTATGGGGTCGATCCTGGGGGCGGTGCTGACCGGCTACGGCCTGGGCCTGCTGGAAGGGCTGACCAAGGTGTTCTACCCGGAGGCCTCGAACATCGTGGTCTTCGTCATCATGGCGGTGGTGCTGATGATCAAGCCCGCCGGCCTGTTCGGACGGGAAAGGTGAGCCTATGAGCCTCCATTCGCAAAGGGGCGGCCGGTCCCTCGCCAAGGCTCCCCGTACCGCCGCACAGGTGTCGGTTTCCGACAAGGGCCTGACGCTGTGGAGGACCGGTGCGCTGATGGTGCTCGCCGGCCTGCTGGCGGCTCCCTTCCTGCTTTATCCCGTCTTCCTGATGAAGGTGCTGTGCTTCGCGCTGTTCGCCTGCGCCTTCAACCTGCTGATCGGCTTCGGCGGCCTCTTGAGCTTCGGCCACGCCGCCTTCTTCGGCAGTGCCGCCTATGTCACCGCCCATGCGGTGAAGGTCTGGGGGCTGCCGCCTGAACTCGGCATCCTGCTTGGCACCGCCGCTTCGGCCTTCCTGGGGTTGGTGTTCGGGGGCATCGCCATTCGGCGTCAGGGCATCTACTTCGCCATGATCACTCTGGCGCTGAGCCAGATGATCTTCTTCCTGGCGCTGCAACTGCCCTTCACCCACGGCGAGGACGGCATCCAGGGCGTGCCGCGCGGCACCCTGTTCGGGTTGTTCGACCTGAACAACCCGATGGCGATGTATTACACCGTGCTGGCGATATTTCTGATCGGCTTCGCCATCATCTGGCGCGCGGTCCATTCGCCCTTCGGTCAAGTCCTGAAGGCCATCCGCGAGAATGAACCGCGTGCGATCTCGCTCGGCTACCGCACCGACCGCTACAAGCTGGTCGCCTTCCTTCTGTCGGCGACCCTTGCCGGGCTGGCCGGTGGCACCAAGGCCATCGTCTTCCAGCTCGCCAGCCTGACCGACGTGACGTGGCAGATGTCGGGCGAAGTGGTGTTGATGACGCTGCTGGGGGGCATGGGCACGATGTCCGGCCCTGTGATCGGTGCGGCGCTGGTGGTGACACTGGAAAACTATCTGGCGGCGACCAGCCTGCCGGTGCCGGTGGTCATCGGCTGCATCTTCGTCGTCTGCGTGTTGGTCTTCCGTCGGGGCATCGCCGGTGAAATCCAGGCGAGACTCGGAAAGAAACACGGATTTTGAGAAGATTTGCCGAGCGAGTGTGTCGGATAATATAAAAAACGTTTCGAAATAAAGACTCTAAGATTTCAAAATGCCGCGTACTCCGAAAGAAAGGGGGCGGAGCTATTATTTTGCGTCCTGGAACGTTCTGCTTGCCGGGTGTTATACGACTCAACTCATGCGGCGGTGCAGCAAAATGACCGACGCGAAGTTTGGGAAGAAGCGTCCGCCCGGACGAACCTATTCGAGGAGCATCCCGCATGGCCACGGACAAAGATATCTCGACCACCACGCGTGATACCGCCAACCGTGCGAAAGGCACGGTGGAAGAGTTGACCCGCACCGGGGAGACGACCACCCGCCGCGCCGCCGACGCTGCCCGTTCGATGGGCGAGGAAACCGCCGAGACCGGCCGCCAGGCGGCCGATGCCGGTGCGGAAGTCGGGCAGAAGGCGATGGACGCCGGCGCGGACATGACCCGCCGGACCGCCGACACTGCCCGTACGGTGATGGGAACGGCCAGCGACGTTGCCGGCCGTACGTCGGAGCAGTTGCAGCGCGCTCTCGGGCTGTCCAAGGAGGCCCAGGGCGAGGTCGCCAGCCAGACGCGTGAAACCATGGACGTCATGGTGCAGTGCGGCGGCGTGCTTGCCGACGGCTGGCAGACTGCCTGGCGCGAGTGGATGGGACTGGCTCAGGAAGTCGCCAGCCGCAATGCCGAGGGTATGAACGCCCTGATGCGCAGCCGGACGGTCCCGGATTTCTACGCGACGCAGAGCCGGATGCTGAAGGACAATATGCAATTGGTGCTGAGCCGCAGCGTCAGGATTTCCGAGCTGTCGGCGAACACCGCCAGTTCCGCCATCGGCAAGCTGAACGCCCGTCTGGAAGGTGCGGCCCAGCAGACCGAGCGCCGCTTCTAAGCGCCCAGCCATCCAAGAGGAACGGTCTCCATCCTGACCTGAACCCCGGTCCGCAAGAACCGGGGCTTTTTCTGTGCCCCGTGCGTCGACAACGACCTGTCCGGCCCTGCCAGGTCAGGACGCCTCAGGCGTCAGCCAACTCACCGACGCACCGCCGCCGGTGGAGGGCAGGGCGTCGTGCAGGGCCGGCAGCAAGTCACGCAGCGTCTCGTCAAGCTTCCAGGGCGGGTTGACGATCAGCAGGCCGGAGCCGTTCAGGCGCAGATGGGTGTCCTCCGGATGCCATGTCAGCTCGGCGATCAGCACCTTGGGGATTCCGGTCTTTTCCACCGCGTCCTGGAACCGCCAGACCGCGGCCCGCTCCTTGATCGGATACCAAAGGGCGAAGATGCCGGTGGACCAGCGGCGATGCGCAAGGGCCAGCCCTTCGGCCATGCGGGCGAATTCGTCCGGCTGTTCGAAGGGGGGATCGATCAGGACGAGCCCGCGCTTCTCCTTGGGCGGCAAATGCGCCTTCAGCGCGGTGTAGGCGTCGGACTGGTGAACGGACACGGTGCGGTCACCGGCGAACTCCGCCTTCAGGCTGTGGGCGTCTTCGGGATGCAGCTCAACCAGGACCATGCGGTCCTGTGGGCGCAAGGCGGCGCGGGCGATGCGGGGAGAACCGGGATACCAGCGCAAGGTCCCGTCCGGATTCAGCGCCTGCACGGCATCCAGATAGGGCGCAAGCCCCGGCTGGGCGGGCGGCTGTCTCCACAGGCGGCCGATGCCGTCGTCACTTTCGGCGGTCTTGCGGGCCTGCTCGGAAGTCAGGTCGTAGCGTCCGATGCCGGCATGGGTGTCGAGAACGCAGAAGGGCGCCGGTTTGGCGCGCAGATGATCCAGGATCAGCGCCAGAACGGCGTGCTTCATCACGTCGGCCGGATTGCCGGCATGGAAGATGTGGCGATAGTTCATGCGCCGGGGTTTACCCGATCACGCCGCTTCATGCCAGCGGTCATGGCGGCGCTCGTGCAGATATGGGGAACAGGTGCGCGATTCGAGGCGCAGGTCAGTTGATCGCAGCGACCTGCTGGGCATTGCGGAAACTGCGGCGGGTGCCGGGGGCGACGCTGATGGGATCGGTGTCTTCGCACCGGGAGGAGGCGAGCAGCTTGGCGCTCCGCTCATCCAGTTCTGACAGGCTCTGCCAAATCTTGCAGACATAGGCCTGGGCGCGGCGGCCCGAACCGCCATTGTAGCGGGCCAATGCGGTTTTCCAGTTGCCTTCCTCGCCATGGAAGCGAACCAACAGCTGTCCGGCGTAGAAGACGTTGTCGCGCGGTTCAACGATCCTTTCGACCGGCTGGAACTCACCGCGGTGCGAGGCGACGGAGAGCTGCATGCAACCGACAAAGGTGTTGGAGCGAAGCTGTCCGCGGTGGTCGCGAAGGTGCCGGGCGGCGTCGTTGACGTTGCGGGCGTAGTAGGGACGGCCTTGAACGCTCATCGCGAAGGGATGCGGCGCGCCGTCCTGTCCGCTTTCGACCAGGGCGATGGCCACCAGCATCCCGGACGGAATGCCCAGCTTCTGTTCGGCTTCCACTGCGTGGGTGACGCAGCTCTCCTTGGTGAGCGACGGAGTCGCGGACTGGGCCTGGGCGGGGTTCGCCATCGTCAGCGCCACCAGAGGGGCCGTCAGCAGTCCCGCAGCCAGTGCGAAGCGTCCACCCGCTGTGGCGCATACGCGCTGATTTCGTCCCCGCATCCCAAACCTCCTTCTGCTGTCGCCCCGTGTTCAACGGCGGCTGTTTGACCCCCCGCGCGGGGCCGTTGTTCCGGTCACCGAGTCGCTTACGGCGACCGCCTCCTACCCAGATGTTCGACGCCTCCCAATCGGGCGCCGCGGCCACACTTCCAAAAATTTGATCCATCGTCAACCGCCTTGCACCCTGGTAATACCACAGCTTTCCTCCCTCGGACGTCACGCAGGGGTGTCGGGCCGACGGCCTAGGCCATTCGGATGCAGGCTTAAGCCTTTGAATCGCCACATTTGCCGGCGAAATCGGAAGGGGTGCCGCGATGGTCTCGGTCTGTCTTCCGTGCAGGCGATGAAAAAGGGGCTACTGCGACCGCGTGTCGCCGGAATCACACGTCCAGATGATTTTCGCGACCCCCTTGCGCAGCGCAGCATGTTGGGGCAGTAAAATCCGCCGCCTTGTTTCCCTGGACTCGGGCGGGCCGGGTTCGAGGCTGCCGTCCCAGGCTGATCGCTGGCGGTTCGCGGCAGGCGGAAACCGAGCCTCACGGACCGGGGTATCCGGTCGTGCAGGCCCGACCTCAAAGGAAATCATCCCCTTGTCCGCGGACCCGTCCTTCGGCGGAGCATCGCCCGCTCCCGACCTCGATCAACTGTTCCGCTTCGGTTATGAGCGGCTCTATGCCGGGGATTTCACCGGTGCAGCCCGTGGATTTCGGATGGCGGCCGCCGCCGGTCCGGCGAGCGGCGAAGCCTGGGCGGCGCTGGCCGACGCCTGCGGCGGAGCGGGCCTGGTCGAGCGGACGGCTGTCTGCTACCGGCGCGCCGTGTTGCTGGATCCCGCCACTTGGACATGGCGGCTGATGCTGGCCGACGCCCTGCGGCAATGCGGCGAAATCGATGCTGCGCATGCTCTATATAGTGTGCTGGCCAGCGAGCGGAGCGATTCGGCTGCGGTGCGACTCGGGCTTGCCCATTGCCTGTCCGCGTCGGGCCGGCATGAGGAGGCGCTGGAGGAGTTCCGGGAAGCGTTGGCCCTGCGCCCGAACGACCGCGACGCCGCGCTGGCGCTGGCCGAGGCGCTGACCATGACGGGCGATGCGCTGGCGGCGGTGGAGCTGCTGCAGCCGCTGGGGCGGCGTCATCAGGATGACGCGGCGGTCCACCATGCGCTGGGCCGCTGCTGGCTGG is a window encoding:
- a CDS encoding branched-chain amino acid ABC transporter permease, encoding MGTIFGIPPQALFGQLLLGLINGSFYALLSLGLAVIFGMLNVINFAHGALYMMGAFVAWLLLTQLGIGYWWALLLAPLIVGLFGVVLEKTLLSRLYKLDHLYGLLLTFGLALIVEGAFRHQYGVSGQPYPIPDALKGGQNLGFMFLPNYRGWVVVASLVVCLSTWIAIEKTKLGAYLRAATENPVLVQAFGINVPRMVTLTYAFGVALAGLAGVLAAPIYQVSPLMGSNLIIVVFAVVVIGGMGSILGAVLTGYGLGLLEGLTKVFYPEASNIVVFVIMAVVLMIKPAGLFGRER
- a CDS encoding transglycosylase SLT domain-containing protein encodes the protein MRGRNQRVCATAGGRFALAAGLLTAPLVALTMANPAQAQSATPSLTKESCVTHAVEAEQKLGIPSGMLVAIALVESGQDGAPHPFAMSVQGRPYYARNVNDAARHLRDHRGQLRSNTFVGCMQLSVASHRGEFQPVERIVEPRDNVFYAGQLLVRFHGEEGNWKTALARYNGGSGRRAQAYVCKIWQSLSELDERSAKLLASSRCEDTDPISVAPGTRRSFRNAQQVAAIN
- a CDS encoding 23S rRNA (adenine(2030)-N(6))-methyltransferase RlmJ, whose protein sequence is MNYRHIFHAGNPADVMKHAVLALILDHLRAKPAPFCVLDTHAGIGRYDLTSEQARKTAESDDGIGRLWRQPPAQPGLAPYLDAVQALNPDGTLRWYPGSPRIARAALRPQDRMVLVELHPEDAHSLKAEFAGDRTVSVHQSDAYTALKAHLPPKEKRGLVLIDPPFEQPDEFARMAEGLALAHRRWSTGIFALWYPIKERAAVWRFQDAVEKTGIPKVLIAELTWHPEDTHLRLNGSGLLIVNPPWKLDETLRDLLPALHDALPSTGGGASVSWLTPEAS
- a CDS encoding phasin family protein; the encoded protein is MATDKDISTTTRDTANRAKGTVEELTRTGETTTRRAADAARSMGEETAETGRQAADAGAEVGQKAMDAGADMTRRTADTARTVMGTASDVAGRTSEQLQRALGLSKEAQGEVASQTRETMDVMVQCGGVLADGWQTAWREWMGLAQEVASRNAEGMNALMRSRTVPDFYATQSRMLKDNMQLVLSRSVRISELSANTASSAIGKLNARLEGAAQQTERRF